Part of the Candidatus Binatia bacterium genome, GTCCCGCCACCAACACCGCCTGGTTGCGGCATGTATTCGCGGCGAAGTGGTGCAGCCCGACGCCGGTTCCAACCGGCACGCCGGCCGCAACGCCAACGCCGGAACCCACGTCGACGGCTACACCGGCACCCACACCGGTAACCACGCCGGACAGCACACCGGCGCCGACGACGGCGCCCCCGGGTGGCGGCACCGCGCCCGAACCGTTGACCTTCACCGACTACGTCCATGGGGTCTCCTTCGCAGGAGGCCGCGCCACCCTCCGCGTTCGCCCGTTCACGCCGCTCGCCTCGTCCACTGCCACCTACAGCCTCGCGGGTGGCCCCGAGCAGTCCGTTCAGCTGACACGAGACGGCGACGAATGGACCGTCGAGTTCGACGCGGAGCCGGGACAGACGATCGAGTACTCCTTCTTCCTGCCGATCTCCGACGGAGCCAACACCTTGCACCTGCGATCCGCCACGCACAACGCGGTCGTCGGCAACGGTTCTGAAGAGCGACCGGGGCCGTTGTTGGTGGATACGGCGGGCCGATTCCGCGACCGCCACGAGAACGAACTTCGGTTCGAGCCGTTCATCGCCGGCTACTTCGAAGCGAGCACGTTTGCGGTGCTTCTCCTCGATTTCGGAGACGCCCTCGACGTGACGGTTGCCGTCGCCGACGAGGCCGAGTTCGTCGACATCAAGCTCTTCGATCAGAACCCCTCACGCCCCCACGAACGGTCTCGCGAGGTGCGCGCCGACTACCGCGTCGCCGCGCGGATGCTGGCGTACGACGACCCACAAACGGGTGTGCGGACCTGGCACTGGCGGCAAGAGCGAAACGAGGTGCTCGATCGCGACCTCGCTCCGGGCGAGCTCGTCGATCTCGAGTTCACGATTCGCCGCGTGCAGAGCCAACCGGTGCACAGCGGCAGCAACGGGCAGTACTACACGGCCATCTTCCGACACCGGATGGGCGAACGCGGGCTCACCGAAGTCGTCGATCTTGCGTTCTCGCGGCCCGGCGACGCGACGTCCGTCTACGTCATTTCAGAGCCGCAATGGGCGTTCGCCCAGGCCGCGCGAAACCTGGACCACGACGGTCTTGTGACCTTCCTGCGCGGAAAGCAGCTCTTTGACCGCGACCTCGAGGCAGAAGCCGCCCCCGAACTCGGCCCGCGGTACGACGCCGCCTCTTGTGCCGAGTGTCACGTGAGAGATGGCTCTGCCGCCCCCCCGGAGAACCCAGCCGACGAGCGCGCCGGTTTGACCGTAGGCGTGCGGAGGACCGGCGCGCCGCACTCGGCGTATGGCTCGCAACTGCAACGACGAAGTATCCCGGGTTCCACACGCGAAGGTCGGCTCGCGGTCACGTGGACGTCGGCTCCGGGGGCCCTCGCGGACGGAACGCCCTACGAGTTGGTGTCGCCTTCGGCGCAACTCCTCGATCTCGCGTTCGGCCCCGCCGACGTCACGGCGCTCCGTGTCGCGCCTCGGCTCGTCGGCCTCGGGCTTCTCGAAGCCGTACCGGATTCGGTGCTCGCGCAGATGGCAGACCAGAACGACGGGAACGGCGATGGCATCTCAGGCCGCGCTCGCATCGTCATCGACGACGTCACGGGCGAGACGGCGCTGGGTCGCTTCGGATGGAAAGCCGGGGCCGCTAGCCTCCGGGGACAGGTTGCCCGCGCGTACCTACGAGACATGGGCGTCACGACACCGGTCTTCGCCGTCGACGACGAGACCCCTGCGGCCCCGGCGCCGCTCGGATCGATCGAACTGAGCGACGCGGACCTCACCGACGTGACCACCTACGTTGGCACCTTGGGTGTCCCCATGCGGCTGGACACCGACGACCCCGAGGTGGAACTTGGCTTCGAGACCTTCCTCGAGGCCGGCTGTGCAGCATGCCACACGCCGACGCTCCTGACCGCAGCCAACGGCCCTCATCCAGCCTTGCGCAGCCAGGTCATCCATCCGTTCACGGACCTCTTGCTGCACGACATGGGCGAGGGCCTCGCCGAGCCCGACCCTGCGATTGGGCGGGAGTGGCGAACGGCTCCGTTGTGGGGGATCGGACGAACCTCTGCCGTCGCCGGCCACACGCGCTTCCTACACGACGGCCGCGCCCGGAACCTCTTGGAGGCCATTCTCTGGCACGGCGGCGAGGCCGCTGCGGCCCGCAACCATGTCGCCGCACTCGATGCCGAGCGTCGCGCCGCCCTGCTTCGGTTCCTGGGCTCCCTCTGACCCGACATAAGTTTCTGGTCGCCTCTCCCGGTGATCCCTCAGACGAGACGACCCTGTGCCGACAACGACACCACATCCGTTCCGAGGGCGGACAGCCATCCGCTGCGTTCTCGCGACGGGTTGCGGCCCTGGGCGGAAGCGGCCTCGCTCCGTGTGTCCGCATTCGAGACGCCGGCCCAGAGCCCGATGTATCCGGTCGTCGGACCGGCCGGGAACCTGTGGCTCGGTACGAAGGAGATCGCCTTGGGAACCCGACCCGCACCGGATTCGAAACGAGCATCATTCCGGATACGCCCCTGGTCGGTCCGGGCCGAAGCACCTGGTTCGGAAATGCCAACCCGTCGGGAACCGTGATCGTACGCGCGAGCGGCGACCTCTCCGGCGAACCCACGATTGCCCTCCTCGATACCGAGATTCTGAATCCGTCTGCGCCCGCGCGCGGGCCGGGCAACACGGTGTGGTTCGGCAATCTCACGCCCGGAGTCGTGAACGACGCCGTCGTGCGCCTCGTGCGGAATTGATCCGCGGGCGAAGCCGGTCTGCAACCGACGCTTTACCCGCGCGACATTGAACGCCTCGCGCCCTTTGGGAACGGTCGCAATCCCGCGTAGAAGCATCGGCACGCAATTTGGATTACACCGATTGCATGACACCGCAGGCAATGGTCACTGGCATCCTCTTCATGGCCATGGGCGTGAGCGCGCTCGTCCGCCCGGAAGCCGTCGTCGCCTTCTTCGGCGCAAGGGTCGAAACGGCGGACTACCGCAACGAGATCCGCGCAGTGTACGGCGGATTCGGAGTCTGTCTCGGAACGCTGCTTCTCCTCGCCGACCCCGTCTTCGGGGCATGGAGCTCCGGTATCTACCTGACCGCCGGGGTCGCGCTGTTCGGCATGGCGGCGGGGCGGATCGTGTCGTTCGCCGTCGAGCGCACGGGCTTCTGGCCCGCATTCTTCTGCGTCGTCGAACTCGTCGGAGCCGGGGTTCTTTACTCCGCGGTGCACTAGCGTGCGAGCGCGCGAGGTCCTCGACCGTTCCGTCACACCCGACGGCGAGCCACTCGAGCTCGCCGTCGAGGGCGGCCACCATGTACTGCGCGTTGCCGGCAGGACACTCATGTCGAGTGCGATGCACGGATCCGAGCAGGAGATGGCGCGTGTCGCCCGTGCGAAGCTGGGCGCGCGCCCGTCGTACCGGGTCCTCATCGGGGGGCTCGGGATGGGGTTCACGTGCCGTGCGGCGCTCGAAGTGTTCGGGGACGACTCGTACATCACGGTTGCCGAGTTGCTCCCGGCCCTGATCGGCTACAATCAGGGCGTGCTGGGCCCTCTCGCGAACCACCCCCTCCGGGACCCGCGGGTGGAGTTGTTCGAGGGCGACGTCCGCGAGCAGCTCGACACGGGTCGCTGGGACGCGGTCCTGATCGACGTCGACAATGGGCCGGATGCCTTCACGGCTCGCGGCAACGCTGCCCTCTACGGACCCGCGGGCGCGTCGAAGATGGCGGGTGCGCTGTCCCCGGGAGGCGTGCTCGTGATCTGGTCTGCCGCCCCGAGCCCTGCGTTCGAGAAGTCACTCTCGAAATGCGGCCTGTCGACGGAGTCGCGCAGCGTCTTTGCACGCGGGAACGTGCAGAAGGGCCCTCGGCACACGCTGGTCATTGGGAGCGCGCCTTCGGCCCGGGCGCCGCGCAGACCGAGCGCCCGCTATCGGCGGGACTGACAGACCACCACAGTGAAGCCCGCGCTATCGCACTCGACATCCACCGGCCAAGACCCACCACCGTTGTGTCCACCGTCTACGAAGTCCGAGCCCCCCTCCACAGTGATGAACTCTTCGGTCCCTCCGGCATAGAACGCGTTCACGACCCGAAGGCCCTGCCACCGCGAGACAATGAGGACGCCGGCGTCACAGTGACCAAGAGCGACCGCAAAGAGTGCGTCTGGTCCCTCGCACGGCTCCGCCCGAGTCGGGCGACGCGCGATTCATACCCATCGCTACGAAAAGCAGGTGCCGGGCCATCATGTGCAGGTAGACGTTACGTTTTTGACCCTGAAGAGGAAGCGGGGGAAGCCTGTGGGGCGCTTCCAATACACCGCGATCGACGACGCGACCCGCATTCGTGCGCTCAAGGACTACACCCGCCACACCCAGCAGAACGCGATCGCCTTCATGGGCTACGTCGTCGAGAAGTTTCCGTTTCGCATCAACATGGTGCGCACCGATCGCGGACAGGAGTTCCAGGGGCTGTTTCACTGGCACCTGGCGGATCGCGGAATTGAGCACGCCTACATCAAGCCACGCACGCCCCAACTCAATGGCAAGATCGAACGCTCACACCGAACCGACAAGCAAGAATTCTATCAGCTGCTTACGTACAAAGACGACGTCGATCTCGAAAACAAGCTCGAGGAGTGGGAGAACTTCTACAACTACCACCGACCGCGCGGCGCATTCCGCGGCGCAACGCCCTACGAAGCGGTTCGAGAGAAGCTACGCAGCAACAAAGCAAAAGTGTCTCACGCTACTTGACACATCACACTCTCGCGTTCGATGGCAGGACAGCGGCCGATGTCCTGGGCCGGAAGCAGAGGTGGGCGCCATTCGGTTCCGCGACGATGGCAGCGCGGCAATCCTCATCCAGCGAGATCACGCGATAGCCGCCGTAGACCGGTCCGAAGAAGCTCACCTTCAGACTCGCCACCGCGGGATCTCCCTGCGGGTAAGCCCGACCAACCGCTTCGCGCCACTCTTGGCCCGGCGGATCATACCCCCGGTTCACGACGCGAATGCCGCCGTCGCGAGTGCCGCGGTGAACATCGTTCGGATGTCGTTGCGAGAGAGAGAGCCATGCTCGACACGTCCTCTGGAGTCACCCCACAGCTACGCCCTCTCGACCAGCTGGCAAGGGTGCACTCTCTGCATTTCGGTACTTTCACAGAGGCATAGATCCTCTAGCTAGCTTCCATGGGAAAGGACGGCGCGATGATTCTGGTGGGCCACGGGAGCCGGCACCCCGGGACCAACGCGCAGCTCGAAGAGCTCGGAGCCTCCTCGTCGAGCATCGTCCGGACTGGTCGATTCGCTGCGCCCGCCTCGGAATCTGCGCCCCGCACGTGCCCCTAAGTCGGTGATCCGTGCGTTCGCGACGGGCATACTCGGCGTCGGCTCGCCGGATCAGTTTGATCCACTCTTCGGGCGCTGAATCTGCAATCCAGCTCAGATTCGCGTGTCCGGCGCGCGCATACTCGAGCGCGGGCTCAAGCGCTCGAGGCCGGGGTATGCAGAATACGCAGAACGCACCTCCGCGCTCTTCCCCCGACCACCATGCTCGCGGGAGCCCGACTCCAACCCGTAGCGCGGACCGTCGCGGCGCCGGTCCTCTTCGAGTTGGATCCGCCTTACTCGTCCAACTCGGTCGTCAAGATGGACATTTTTTTCCTTGGCGAACCATTCAAAGCGTCTATTCATTGGAAACGTGGAGTCTCCGATGACGAAGACAGCGACGTACGACAGCCCGGCGACCCGATCTACGGTCGGGCAACGCCTCGCGGAACGCGGCTGGGTTCCCGACGCGATGATTCGCGCGGCCATCCGCCGACTGCTCCATACGCGACTCGCGGACGAATACGGTGCGGGAGGCGACGGTCTCCAGCGTCGCCAGGTGGAGTTCCATCGTTCGCTGGCTGTCGGACCGATTGCCGTTGCGACCGAGCGCGCGAACGCCCAGCACTATGAGGTCCCCGCAGCCTTCTACAGCGAGGTCCTCGGAGACCGACGCAAGTACAGCTCCGGGTATTGGCCAGACGGGGTGGCAGACCTCACCGCGGCAGAGGAGGCGATGCTCGCCCTCACTTGCCAGCGTGCAGGGATCGAAGACGGCATGGACGTGTTCGACCTCGGCTGCGGCTGGGGCGCGCTTACCCTCTGGATTGCCGAGAAGTATCCTAATGTAACCGTTGTCGCGCTCTCGAACTCGCGCAGCCAGCGGGAATCAATCGAAGCCACCGCCGCGGAGCGGGGGCTTCGTTCCGTCCGCGTCGAAACGGCCGACATCAACTCATTCGACACCGAGCTGCGTTTCGACCGGGTCGTCTCAGTCGAAATGTTCGAGCACATGCGAAATTGGGACGCGCTACTGGCGCGCGTCGCCATGTGGCTTCGCCCCGACGGCCGCGCACTCGTGCACACCTTCTGCCACCGAGAGCTCGCGTATCCGTACGAGACCGAGCGAGACGACGATTGGATGGGACGCTTCTTCTTTACCGGCGGGATCATGCCCAGCGTGGACACGCTCCCTTCGTTCGACCACGACCTCGTGACGCAGGATCAGTGGCGCGTGAGCGGCATGCACTACGCCGATACCGCCCGCGCCTGGCTCGACAATCTCGACCACCGGCGAGACCGGATCCTGCCGATCCTCGAGCAGTGCTACGGCGCGGATCAGGGCTCCGTCTGGCACGGCCGGTGGCGACTCTTCTTCATGGCCTGCGAAGAGCTGTTTCGATTCCGCGGCGGTGAAGAGTGGTTCGTCTCGCACACCCTGCTAGGCCACCGCACCCGATGAGATCGACGGTCGAGGACCTCACGTGAAGATCGCCATCATCGGGACGGGGATCTCGGGCCTCACCGTCGCCCGTGGCCTGGCGGAACATCACGATCTTCACGTTTTCGAGGCCGACGATCGGATCGGCGGACACACCCATACCACCCAAGTTCGGACAGCCGAGGGGACGCTTCCCGTCGACACGGGCTTCATAGTCTTCAACGAGCGCACCTACCCGAACTTCTGCAAGCTCCTCGACGAACTCGATGTCCCCTCGCGCGAGACGAACATGAGCTTCTCGCTGAGCTGTCGACAGAGCGGGCTCGAATGGTCTGGCGACACAATCAATTCGCTGTTCGCGCAGCGTCGCAACCTTTTGCGACCCTCCTTTCTCGCGATGCTACGCGACGTCCTGCGCTTCAACCGGGAGGGCCGACGGTTTCTCGAAGACCATCGCGATCTCACACTCGGAGAGTACCTCTTGTCGTCGGGGTACTCCGAGAGCTTCGTGCATCAGTTTCTCCTGCCGCTCGGTGCCGCCATCTGGTCGACGCCGGCAGAGGAGATGAAGCGTTTCCCGGCCCACTCCTTCATTCGCTTCTTCGAGAACCACGGCTTTCTCGACCTGGTCGGACGGCCAAAATGGCGAACGATCCGGGGCGGCTCCCAAGAGTACGTGCGGCCGCTCACCCGCAGCTTCGCCGACCGCATCCGGACCCGGTGTCCCGTGCTACGCGTCGTGCGATTGCCGGGACACGTTCGGCTCGAATTCGACGGCACCCCGGCGGAGATCTTCGACGAGGTCGTATTCGCGATCCACAGCGATCAAGCGCTCACCCTGCTGGCGGACCCAAGTCGTTCGGAGCGACAAATCCTCGGAGCCCTGCCCTACCAGCGAAACCTCGCCGTCCTGCACACCGACGAACGCGCCCTGCCGCGAAACCAACGTGCATGGGCGAGCTGGAATTACCTCGTGCCACCCGACCGCTCCCGACCAGTGGCCCTCACCTACTGGATGAACCGGCTCCAGGGCCTGCAGTCGAACGAACAGATCTGCGTCACCTTGAACCCGACGTTCAAAATCCGCCCGGAGCGGATCCAGCGCGAGATCCACTACCAACATCCGCTGTTCACGCGGGCCGGGATCGCTGCACAGAAGCAGAAGGCGGAGATCAGCGGGGTGAATCGTACGCATTACTGCGGAGCCTACTGGCGCCACGGATTTCACGAAGACGGGGTCGTGAGCGCGATCGCCGTACTCGACGACATCGAGCACGCCAGCCAGATCTCCCGCTTCGCGAGTTGAGGCTGTGACGATGGGCGCAACGGCGAGCTGTCTGTACGAGGGCTGGATTGGCCATCGGCGCCTCGAGCCGGTCGAGCATCGGTTTCGGTACCGGATCTTTCTCGCCTACCTCGATCTCGAGGAGATACCGGAGCTGTTCGCTCTTCGATGGTGTTGGGGGGTCGAACGTCGAGCGCTGGCTTCGTTTCATCGAGCCGATCACTACGGCGACCCCGCCGTGCCTCTGGACGTTGAGATCCGCCGCCTCGTCCGCGAGAAGACCGAACGCGAGTTGACGGGCCCCATCCGAATTCTCACCCACCTGCGCTACTTCGGGTACTGCTTCAATCCCGTTAGCTTCTACTACTGCTTCGATCCTTCCGGTCGTGAAGTCGAGTGCGTCGTCGCCGAGGTCCACAATACCCCGTGGGGAGAACGCCACTGCTACGTGCTGGACGTCGACGACGGCGAGCACCGCGGCTCGAGCTGGCTCTTTCGCTTCGCCAAAAGCTTCCATGTCTCCCCGTTCCTGGGAATGGACCACGAATACGAGTGGTTCCTCGGCGAGCCTGCCCAGAACATCACGAGCCATATGAAGAATCGCCGCGACGGCGCGGTCGTCTTCGACGCGACGATGGCACTCGATCGTCGAGAGATCACCACCGGGACGCTCGCGAGGATGCTCGTTCGATATCCGCTCATGACCTGCCAGGTGGTAGGAGCGATCTATCTTGAAGCGCTGAGGTTGAAGCTCAAAAGGGCACCCTTCTTCGATCACCCGACAAACGCATGGAGCCTTTGGAGGAAACGATGAACCCGGCCACCCCGCAGCGAACAGAGACGCTTTCCCGACATCCGTCGACCGTCCTGGGGATTCCATCGAAGTGGGCGAGAAGCCTCGTCCTCCGGCAACTCCGCGAGCTCCAGCAAGGGTGCCTGACGATCGAGGACAGCCAGGGGACCCACGAATTTCGTGGAGCGGGACTGGCGCCGAATGCAAGCGTGCGGGTCTACGACGACGCGTTCTACCGCGCCCTCGGGCTCCACGGTTCGCTCGGGGCAGCCGAGTCCTACATGCGCGGCGAGTGGCACAGCCCCGACTTGACCGCACTCATTCGACTGATGTTGGTGAACCGGGACGCCTGGAAAGACATCGAGCCGGCGGGCACCGGACTCCGAGCGCCGCTGAACCGGTTCCTTCATTTCTTGCGGCGCAACACCCTCGTGGGCGCTCGCAGAAATATTGTCGCGCACTACGATCTCGGAACCGAGTTCTTCGAGCTCTTCTTGGATCCGACACTCAGCTACTCGTGCGGTATCTTCGAGCAGCCCGAAGCAACACTCGAAGAGGCCAGCGTCTCTAAGATCGATCGGGCGTGTCGCAAGCTCGGCCTACGCCCCGACCATCAGCTCCTCGAGATCGGTACCGGATGGGGAGCGCTGGCAGTCCACGCCGCTCGCGAGTACGGCTGCCGCGTCGTGACCACCACCCTGTCCCACGAACAACATGAACGGGCCTGCCGCCGCGTGCAGGAGCAAGGGCTCGCAGATCGCGTGCAGGTCCTCTGCCGCGACTACCGCTCGCTCGAAGGTACCTTCGACCGTGTCGTGTCGATCGAGATGCTGGAGGCGGTGGGCGCCGAATACTACGACGCCTTCTTCGAGCAGGTCGACTCTCTCCTCACGCCCGATGGGATGGCCCTCCTCCAGGTGATTACCATTCAGGACCAAGCGTTCGATCGTGCGAAAGAAACCGTCGACTTCATCAAGCGGTACATCTTTCCGGGAAGTTGCATCCCCTCGGTCTCGGCGTTGCTGCAATCCGCGACGCGCGCCAGCTCGATGAAGCTCGTGCACCTCGAGGACCTGACACCGCATTACGCCGAAACATTGCGCCGCTGGCGTTCCAGCTTTCTCGACAACCTGGACGACGTGCGCCAGCTCGGTTTCTCCGAAGAGTTCATCCGAATGTGGGAGTTCTACCTCTGCTACTGCGAGGGCGGCTTCGAGGAACGCTACATAGGGGACGTTCAACTGATGATGGCGAGGCCAGAGAACCGTAGTATTCCGATTCTTCCTCCTCTGTCCTGACGGCCCTGCTGGCCGATTCGCGCATCGGATGTGTTAAGGCCCCCAATCACAAAGTGATTACCATTCGACGCATTTTACTTGGCTCCACACATTCCAAACTCGAAGTCGGCTGACTTCCCACACGTCTCGACCGCTCTTGCTGTCAGGGAGCCGCTGATACGGCATTGTTCCGCAAGACCTTGCCGGCTCGCTCGCCGGTCAGCTCCCCCTCGGACACGATCACATTCCCGTTGCAGATCGTCGCACGGTATCCCTGCGCCTTCTGAATCAATCGTGGCACGTCACCTGGGAAGTCGGTCACCAACGTGGGTTGTCCCTCCACAACGCGATCAATGTCGATTACGTTGACATCGGCTCGCATTCCGACCGCCAGCGTGCCGCGATCGCCAAAGCCCAGGATGCGGGCCTGTGCGCTCGTCAGCAGGCGAATCGCCTCGGCCAGAGTGAAGGTGCCCTTCTCGCGATGCCAATGCGCAAGAAAAAAAGTCGGCCAGCCGGCATCGATGATCTGGGTGAGGTGCGCGCCCGCATCGCCGAGGCTCGGCAATACCCATTCGTTCTGGAGGAACTCTTCCACCGCCGCGTAGTCATGATTGAAGAAGCGGACGTGAAAGAGTGCCTCCCCATCACTCTCAAGCATCATGCGCAGCCAGGTTTCGGCCGGATGCTCCCCCGCGGCCTTGGCGAGCTCGGGAAGACTCTCGCCCTGGCTCTTGTCGTAAATCGGCGATTCCCCATCGCCCAGCCAGAAGAAGTTGGGCGCAAAGAACGCGACGCCCTTTGACTGCTTGGCTTGCTCGACCAGCGTTGCGCGAGACGCCTCGTCTCGAATGGTGGCGAGTCGAGCTGGGAAGTCGAGCTTGAGGAGTGCGCGCCATGCCGGCGTCATGGACCCTGGAATGAACTCGTCGGGCGGCATGACCGTGATGTTGGTCTTGAGACCGGACAAGAATCCGCCCGCACGCGGCAAAGTCAGGGCCGTGACGTCGAGTCCTTCGGCTCGCATCCCCTCTACATAATGCGCATAGGCACTCGCCTTGCCATCTGGGCCGGGAATATGGGGCGCTGTGAAGATGGTCCGGCTCTGGGCCGCCAGTGCTTGTTGGCGGAGGATCTCCATTTCGGATTCGAATCGCGTGTACTCGAGAACGTTCTGCACCAGGCCGTTGTTCTCACCGACCGCCTTGGCGATGGCGACCATCTCTTCGGTCTTGGCGAAGGTGCCGGGGATGCTTCGGCCGTCGGGCATGCGGTGGGCCAACAGCCGGCTACTCGAGAATCCAATCGCACCCTCTGCGACCGATTTTCCGGCCAACGCCGCCATCTGCCCGATCTCGTCTTGTGTCGGTTCCTCGTCGACGCCACGTTCGCCCATGACGTACGTCCGGATCGCACAATGGCCCACCATGCCGGCTACGTTGATGGCCGGAGCGAGCGTTTCGAGCGAGTCGAGATACTCGCCGTAGCTTTCCCAATTCCAGGGCAATCCCTTGAGGATGGTTTCGCTCGGGATGTCCTCCACCGATTCCATCATGCCTGCGAGCACTTCTCGATCTTCCGGCTTGCAGGGCGCAAACGTCACACCGCAGTTGCCGAGCAGCGCCGTCGTCACACCGTGCCAGACGACAGGCGTAAGTGCCGGATCCCATCCCACCTGCGCGTCGAGATGCGTGTGAAGGTCGACGAAGCCCGGCGTCACCGCATGGCCCTCGGCATCAATCTCGCGTGCCCCCTTACCGTCGACGACCCCGATCGCCACGATCGTGTCACCGTTGATGGCGACATCTCCAATGAAGGGCTCGGCGCCCGTTCCGTCTACAATGAGGCCTCGGCGAATGATGAGATCGTAAGTCATGATATTGCCCCTTAGGCTTTCTACATTTGTCATAGCTGAACCCGAACAGGCCGCCATCGACGGCGGGGAGGGGCACGCCGACGAGATACGCATCGCCTCTGCAAACGAACCGTTGTTCCCCCCCCCCCCGAACCGCCCTTTCGGGGTGAGCAAGCGGAGAAAGCCAAGCGAAAGTAGGCGACCCCGACGGGATTTGAAACCGAAGTGAAGTCCGGAAACACAACGGTTTTTCAGATC contains:
- a CDS encoding DUF1365 domain-containing protein, with product MGATASCLYEGWIGHRRLEPVEHRFRYRIFLAYLDLEEIPELFALRWCWGVERRALASFHRADHYGDPAVPLDVEIRRLVREKTERELTGPIRILTHLRYFGYCFNPVSFYYCFDPSGREVECVVAEVHNTPWGERHCYVLDVDDGEHRGSSWLFRFAKSFHVSPFLGMDHEYEWFLGEPAQNITSHMKNRRDGAVVFDATMALDRREITTGTLARMLVRYPLMTCQVVGAIYLEALRLKLKRAPFFDHPTNAWSLWRKR
- a CDS encoding amidohydrolase family protein encodes the protein MTYDLIIRRGLIVDGTGAEPFIGDVAINGDTIVAIGVVDGKGAREIDAEGHAVTPGFVDLHTHLDAQVGWDPALTPVVWHGVTTALLGNCGVTFAPCKPEDREVLAGMMESVEDIPSETILKGLPWNWESYGEYLDSLETLAPAINVAGMVGHCAIRTYVMGERGVDEEPTQDEIGQMAALAGKSVAEGAIGFSSSRLLAHRMPDGRSIPGTFAKTEEMVAIAKAVGENNGLVQNVLEYTRFESEMEILRQQALAAQSRTIFTAPHIPGPDGKASAYAHYVEGMRAEGLDVTALTLPRAGGFLSGLKTNITVMPPDEFIPGSMTPAWRALLKLDFPARLATIRDEASRATLVEQAKQSKGVAFFAPNFFWLGDGESPIYDKSQGESLPELAKAAGEHPAETWLRMMLESDGEALFHVRFFNHDYAAVEEFLQNEWVLPSLGDAGAHLTQIIDAGWPTFFLAHWHREKGTFTLAEAIRLLTSAQARILGFGDRGTLAVGMRADVNVIDIDRVVEGQPTLVTDFPGDVPRLIQKAQGYRATICNGNVIVSEGELTGERAGKVLRNNAVSAAP
- a CDS encoding DUF4345 family protein, which encodes MTPQAMVTGILFMAMGVSALVRPEAVVAFFGARVETADYRNEIRAVYGGFGVCLGTLLLLADPVFGAWSSGIYLTAGVALFGMAAGRIVSFAVERTGFWPAFFCVVELVGAGVLYSAVH
- a CDS encoding cyclopropane-fatty-acyl-phospholipid synthase, coding for MTKTATYDSPATRSTVGQRLAERGWVPDAMIRAAIRRLLHTRLADEYGAGGDGLQRRQVEFHRSLAVGPIAVATERANAQHYEVPAAFYSEVLGDRRKYSSGYWPDGVADLTAAEEAMLALTCQRAGIEDGMDVFDLGCGWGALTLWIAEKYPNVTVVALSNSRSQRESIEATAAERGLRSVRVETADINSFDTELRFDRVVSVEMFEHMRNWDALLARVAMWLRPDGRALVHTFCHRELAYPYETERDDDWMGRFFFTGGIMPSVDTLPSFDHDLVTQDQWRVSGMHYADTARAWLDNLDHRRDRILPILEQCYGADQGSVWHGRWRLFFMACEELFRFRGGEEWFVSHTLLGHRTR
- a CDS encoding FAD-dependent oxidoreductase gives rise to the protein MKIAIIGTGISGLTVARGLAEHHDLHVFEADDRIGGHTHTTQVRTAEGTLPVDTGFIVFNERTYPNFCKLLDELDVPSRETNMSFSLSCRQSGLEWSGDTINSLFAQRRNLLRPSFLAMLRDVLRFNREGRRFLEDHRDLTLGEYLLSSGYSESFVHQFLLPLGAAIWSTPAEEMKRFPAHSFIRFFENHGFLDLVGRPKWRTIRGGSQEYVRPLTRSFADRIRTRCPVLRVVRLPGHVRLEFDGTPAEIFDEVVFAIHSDQALTLLADPSRSERQILGALPYQRNLAVLHTDERALPRNQRAWASWNYLVPPDRSRPVALTYWMNRLQGLQSNEQICVTLNPTFKIRPERIQREIHYQHPLFTRAGIAAQKQKAEISGVNRTHYCGAYWRHGFHEDGVVSAIAVLDDIEHASQISRFAS
- a CDS encoding cyclopropane-fatty-acyl-phospholipid synthase, whose product is MNPATPQRTETLSRHPSTVLGIPSKWARSLVLRQLRELQQGCLTIEDSQGTHEFRGAGLAPNASVRVYDDAFYRALGLHGSLGAAESYMRGEWHSPDLTALIRLMLVNRDAWKDIEPAGTGLRAPLNRFLHFLRRNTLVGARRNIVAHYDLGTEFFELFLDPTLSYSCGIFEQPEATLEEASVSKIDRACRKLGLRPDHQLLEIGTGWGALAVHAAREYGCRVVTTTLSHEQHERACRRVQEQGLADRVQVLCRDYRSLEGTFDRVVSIEMLEAVGAEYYDAFFEQVDSLLTPDGMALLQVITIQDQAFDRAKETVDFIKRYIFPGSCIPSVSALLQSATRASSMKLVHLEDLTPHYAETLRRWRSSFLDNLDDVRQLGFSEEFIRMWEFYLCYCEGGFEERYIGDVQLMMARPENRSIPILPPLS
- a CDS encoding di-heme oxidoredictase family protein, with amino-acid sequence MRNSLYIALGLTVAAVAGCNLPEEVWKTDELRLTVVEREPDRLVLVAAPSLPANFVDVHYRVNGGSQLNLRMSIVGPRWRYRIEGLSAGDVVDYFVTYERNGPATNTAWLRHVFAAKWCSPTPVPTGTPAATPTPEPTSTATPAPTPVTTPDSTPAPTTAPPGGGTAPEPLTFTDYVHGVSFAGGRATLRVRPFTPLASSTATYSLAGGPEQSVQLTRDGDEWTVEFDAEPGQTIEYSFFLPISDGANTLHLRSATHNAVVGNGSEERPGPLLVDTAGRFRDRHENELRFEPFIAGYFEASTFAVLLLDFGDALDVTVAVADEAEFVDIKLFDQNPSRPHERSREVRADYRVAARMLAYDDPQTGVRTWHWRQERNEVLDRDLAPGELVDLEFTIRRVQSQPVHSGSNGQYYTAIFRHRMGERGLTEVVDLAFSRPGDATSVYVISEPQWAFAQAARNLDHDGLVTFLRGKQLFDRDLEAEAAPELGPRYDAASCAECHVRDGSAAPPENPADERAGLTVGVRRTGAPHSAYGSQLQRRSIPGSTREGRLAVTWTSAPGALADGTPYELVSPSAQLLDLAFGPADVTALRVAPRLVGLGLLEAVPDSVLAQMADQNDGNGDGISGRARIVIDDVTGETALGRFGWKAGAASLRGQVARAYLRDMGVTTPVFAVDDETPAAPAPLGSIELSDADLTDVTTYVGTLGVPMRLDTDDPEVELGFETFLEAGCAACHTPTLLTAANGPHPALRSQVIHPFTDLLLHDMGEGLAEPDPAIGREWRTAPLWGIGRTSAVAGHTRFLHDGRARNLLEAILWHGGEAAAARNHVAALDAERRAALLRFLGSL